The following proteins come from a genomic window of Pseudomonas syringae:
- a CDS encoding Hsp20 family protein produces the protein MATAFSLAPLFRNSVGFDRFNDLFESAARNETTSGYPPYNVERHTDDHYRIVIAAAGMQEQDLELQVEKGVLTVIGSKREQEAENVTYLHQGIARREFKLSFRLADNIEVKGADLSHGLLNIDLVRNVPEEAKPKRIPLNSQKALQN, from the coding sequence ATGGCTACTGCATTTTCTCTGGCTCCACTGTTTCGCAACTCAGTGGGATTCGACCGCTTCAACGATCTTTTCGAGTCGGCGGCACGAAATGAGACAACCAGCGGCTACCCTCCCTACAACGTGGAGCGGCACACCGATGACCATTATCGAATCGTGATCGCTGCAGCAGGCATGCAGGAGCAGGATCTCGAGTTGCAGGTTGAAAAAGGTGTGCTGACCGTGATCGGCAGCAAGCGCGAGCAAGAAGCCGAAAACGTGACGTATCTGCATCAGGGTATTGCCCGGCGTGAATTCAAGCTGTCGTTCAGGCTGGCGGACAATATCGAAGTCAAAGGGGCCGATCTGTCTCACGGCCTGCTGAATATTGACCTGGTGCGGAATGTGCCGGAAGAAGCGAAACCAAAACGCATTCCGCTCAATAGTCAGAAAGCGCTGCAAAACTGA
- the leuB gene encoding 3-isopropylmalate dehydrogenase, with protein sequence MSKQILILPGDGIGPEIMTEAVKVLELANEKYQLGFELTHDVIGGAAIDKHGVPLADETLDRARAADAVLLGAVGGPKWDTIERDIRPERGLLKIRSQLGLFGNLRPAILYPQLADASSLKPEIVAGLDILIVRELTGGIYFGAPRGTRVLDNGERQAYDTLPYSESEIRRIARVGFDMAMVRGKKLCSVDKANVLASSQLWREIVEEVAKDYPQVELSHMYVDNAAMQLVRAPKQFDVIVTDNLFGDILSDQASMLTGSIGMLPSASLDTANKGMYEPCHGSAPDIAGKGIANPLATILSVSMMLRYSFNLTDAADAIEQAVSLVLDQGIRTGDIWSEGNVKVGTKEMGDAVVAALRNL encoded by the coding sequence ATGAGCAAGCAGATTCTGATTCTCCCAGGTGACGGTATTGGTCCGGAAATCATGACCGAAGCGGTCAAGGTGCTGGAACTGGCCAACGAAAAGTATCAACTGGGCTTTGAATTGACCCACGACGTGATTGGCGGCGCAGCCATCGACAAGCATGGTGTGCCGCTGGCCGATGAAACCCTGGACCGTGCCCGTGCAGCCGATGCTGTGCTGCTCGGCGCGGTGGGCGGCCCGAAATGGGACACCATCGAACGTGATATCCGTCCTGAGCGCGGTCTGCTGAAAATCCGTTCGCAACTGGGCCTGTTCGGCAATCTGCGCCCGGCGATTCTTTATCCGCAACTGGCTGATGCGTCGAGCCTCAAGCCGGAAATCGTCGCCGGACTGGATATTCTGATCGTCCGTGAGCTGACCGGTGGCATCTATTTCGGCGCGCCACGCGGCACTCGCGTACTGGATAATGGCGAGCGTCAGGCTTATGACACGCTGCCGTACAGCGAAAGCGAAATCCGTCGTATTGCCAGGGTCGGTTTCGACATGGCCATGGTGCGCGGCAAGAAGCTCTGTTCGGTGGACAAGGCCAACGTACTGGCGTCCAGCCAGCTGTGGCGCGAAATCGTGGAGGAGGTCGCCAAGGATTATCCGCAGGTAGAACTGAGCCACATGTACGTCGATAACGCCGCCATGCAACTGGTGCGCGCGCCCAAGCAGTTCGATGTAATCGTCACCGATAACCTGTTCGGCGACATTCTGTCCGATCAGGCGTCGATGCTCACCGGTTCCATCGGCATGCTGCCTTCTGCCTCGCTGGATACCGCCAACAAGGGCATGTACGAGCCTTGCCACGGTTCGGCACCGGACATTGCCGGCAAAGGCATCGCCAACCCGCTGGCGACCATTCTGTCGGTGTCGATGATGTTGCGTTACAGCTTCAATCTGACCGATGCCGCCGACGCCATCGAACAGGCGGTCAGTCTGGTTCTGGATCAGGGCATCCGTACCGGCGACATCTGGTCCGAGGGCAATGTCAAAGTCGGTACCAAGGAAATGGGCGATGCAGTAGTCGCCGCGCTGCGGAATCTGTAA
- a CDS encoding LysR family transcriptional regulator, with protein sequence MDLANLNAFIAIAETGSFSGAGERLYITQPAISKRIAGLEQQLNVRLFDRLGREVSLTEAGRALLPRAYQILNVLDDTRRALTNLTGEVTGRLTLATSHHIGLHRLPPVLRAFTRAYPKVALDIQFLDSEVAYDEILHGRAELAVITLAPEPHSLIRAVPVWDDPLDFVAAPEHPLANSGPMKLEDIVRYPAVFPGGNTFTHHIVSKLCEGQGLKPNIAMSTNYMETIKMMVSIGLAWSVLPRTMLDEQVARIPLPGVQLNRQLGYILHTERTLSNAARAFMKLLDAQTQ encoded by the coding sequence ATGGACCTCGCCAATCTCAATGCTTTTATCGCCATTGCCGAGACCGGCAGTTTCTCGGGTGCCGGTGAGCGGCTGTATATCACCCAGCCGGCAATCAGCAAGCGTATCGCCGGTCTGGAGCAGCAACTCAACGTGCGTCTGTTTGACCGCCTGGGTCGCGAAGTCAGCCTGACCGAAGCAGGCCGCGCCCTGCTACCGCGCGCCTATCAGATCCTCAATGTGCTGGATGACACCCGGCGCGCACTGACCAACCTGACCGGCGAAGTGACCGGACGCCTGACTCTGGCGACCAGCCATCATATCGGCCTGCATCGCCTGCCGCCGGTGTTGCGGGCCTTCACCCGGGCCTATCCGAAAGTCGCGCTGGATATCCAGTTTCTCGATTCGGAAGTGGCGTATGACGAAATTCTTCACGGGCGCGCCGAGCTCGCAGTGATTACGCTGGCCCCCGAACCGCATTCGCTGATCCGCGCCGTGCCGGTGTGGGACGACCCGCTGGACTTCGTCGCCGCGCCCGAGCACCCGCTGGCCAACAGCGGACCGATGAAACTGGAAGACATCGTGCGCTACCCGGCGGTGTTTCCCGGCGGTAACACCTTTACGCATCACATTGTCAGCAAGCTGTGCGAGGGCCAGGGCCTCAAACCCAACATTGCGATGAGCACCAACTATATGGAAACCATCAAAATGATGGTCTCCATCGGTCTGGCCTGGAGCGTGCTGCCGCGCACCATGCTCGATGAACAGGTGGCGCGCATTCCATTACCGGGCGTACAGCTCAATCGCCAGCTAGGCTACATCTTGCACACCGAACGTACGCTGTCGAATGCTGCCAGGGCATTCATGAAATTGCTTGATGCGCAGACACAGTAA
- the leuD gene encoding 3-isopropylmalate dehydratase small subunit — MKAFTQHTGLVAPLDRANVDTDQIIPKQFLKSIKRTGFGPNLFDEWRYLDVGQPYQDNSKRPLNHDFVLNHERYQGASVLLARENFGCGSSREHAPWALEEYGFCAIIASSYADIFFNNSFKNGLLPIILAEAEVDELFRQVEASPGYQLSIDLQAQTVTRPDGKVLSFEIDAFRKHCLLNGLDDIGLTLMDADAIASFESRHRASQPWLFRD, encoded by the coding sequence ATGAAAGCCTTTACCCAGCACACTGGTCTGGTCGCTCCTCTGGATCGCGCCAACGTCGACACTGACCAGATCATCCCCAAGCAGTTTCTCAAGTCGATCAAACGCACGGGTTTTGGCCCCAACCTGTTTGATGAGTGGCGCTACCTGGACGTAGGCCAGCCTTATCAGGACAATTCGAAACGTCCGCTGAACCATGATTTCGTCCTCAACCATGAGCGTTATCAAGGCGCCAGCGTGCTGCTGGCCCGGGAAAACTTCGGCTGCGGTTCCAGTCGCGAACACGCGCCTTGGGCGCTGGAAGAGTATGGTTTCTGCGCCATCATCGCGTCGAGCTATGCCGACATTTTCTTCAACAACAGTTTCAAGAACGGCCTGCTGCCAATCATTCTGGCCGAAGCCGAGGTCGACGAGCTGTTCCGCCAGGTCGAAGCCAGCCCTGGGTATCAGTTGAGCATCGACTTGCAAGCCCAGACCGTGACCCGGCCTGACGGCAAGGTGCTGAGCTTTGAAATCGACGCCTTCCGCAAGCATTGCCTGCTCAATGGCCTGGACGACATCGGCCTGACCTTGATGGACGCCGACGCGATCGCCAGCTTCGAGAGCAGGCACCGCGCCAGCCAGCCGTGGTTGTTTCGCGACTGA
- the leuC gene encoding 3-isopropylmalate dehydratase large subunit, translating into MAGKTLYDKLWDSHLVKQRDDGSALIYIDRHIIHEVTSPQAFEGLRLARRKPWRIDSIIATPDHNVPTTPERKGGIDAIEDQVSRLQVQTLDDNCDEYGITEFKMNDPRQGIVHVIGPEQGATLPGMSVVCGDSHTSTHGAFGALAHGIGTSEVEHVLATQCLVAKKMKNMLVSVEGQLPFGVTAKDIVLAVIGKIGTAGGNGYAIEFAGSAIRDLSIEGRMTICNMSIEAGARVGMVATDEKTVEYVKGRPFAPKGAEWDLAVEAWKDLVSDPDAVFDTVVRLDAAQIKPQVSWGTSPEMVLAVDQNVPDPAQEPDLVKRGSIERALKYMGLKANQPITDIQLDRVFIGSCTNSRIEDLRAAADVAKGRKVASTIKQAIVVPGSGLIKEQAEKEGLDKVFIEAGFEWREPGCSMCLAMNPDRLGSGEHCASTSNRNFEGRQGAGGRTHLVSPAMAAAAAVTGRFIDVRELRNPA; encoded by the coding sequence ATGGCCGGGAAAACGCTCTACGACAAGCTCTGGGATTCACATTTGGTCAAACAGCGCGACGACGGTTCTGCGCTGATCTACATTGACCGTCATATCATCCACGAAGTGACCTCGCCGCAAGCGTTTGAAGGCCTGCGTCTGGCCAGACGCAAGCCGTGGCGGATCGACTCGATCATCGCCACGCCTGACCATAACGTGCCGACCACTCCAGAGCGCAAGGGCGGTATCGATGCCATCGAAGACCAAGTCTCGCGCCTGCAAGTGCAGACCCTCGACGACAACTGCGACGAGTACGGCATCACCGAATTCAAGATGAACGACCCGCGTCAGGGCATCGTCCACGTCATCGGCCCTGAGCAGGGCGCAACCCTGCCGGGCATGAGCGTGGTCTGTGGTGACTCGCACACCTCTACCCACGGCGCCTTTGGCGCACTGGCCCACGGTATCGGCACTTCCGAGGTCGAGCATGTGCTGGCGACCCAGTGCCTGGTGGCCAAGAAGATGAAGAACATGCTGGTGTCGGTCGAAGGCCAGTTGCCGTTCGGCGTGACCGCCAAAGACATCGTGCTGGCGGTGATCGGCAAGATTGGCACCGCAGGCGGTAATGGTTACGCGATCGAGTTCGCTGGCAGCGCGATTCGCGATCTGTCCATCGAAGGGCGCATGACCATCTGCAACATGTCCATCGAGGCAGGCGCCCGGGTCGGCATGGTGGCCACCGACGAGAAGACCGTCGAATACGTAAAAGGCCGTCCGTTCGCACCGAAGGGCGCTGAATGGGACCTTGCTGTCGAAGCCTGGAAGGACCTGGTGTCTGACCCAGACGCCGTGTTCGACACCGTGGTCAGGCTGGATGCCGCGCAGATCAAGCCTCAGGTCAGCTGGGGCACGTCGCCGGAAATGGTGCTGGCGGTCGATCAGAACGTGCCGGACCCTGCGCAGGAACCGGATCTGGTCAAGCGCGGCTCCATTGAGCGCGCCCTGAAGTACATGGGTCTGAAAGCCAATCAGCCGATTACCGATATCCAGCTGGACCGGGTATTCATCGGTTCCTGCACCAACTCGCGGATCGAAGACCTGCGCGCCGCTGCGGACGTTGCCAAAGGTCGCAAGGTGGCTTCAACCATCAAGCAGGCCATCGTGGTGCCGGGTTCGGGCCTGATCAAGGAACAGGCCGAAAAAGAAGGGCTGGACAAGGTGTTCATCGAGGCCGGTTTTGAGTGGCGCGAGCCGGGCTGCTCGATGTGTCTGGCGATGAACCCTGATCGCCTGGGTTCCGGCGAGCATTGCGCGTCCACTTCCAACCGTAACTTTGAAGGCCGTCAGGGTGCCGGTGGCCGAACGCATCTGGTGAGCCCGGCGATGGCCGCTGCCGCAGCGGTCACTGGCCGTTTCATCGATGTTCGCGAATTGAGGAATCCAGCATGA
- the asd gene encoding aspartate-semialdehyde dehydrogenase yields MKRVGLIGWRGMVGSVLMQRMREEQDFDLIEPVFFTTSNVGGQAPSVGKDVAPLKDAYSIDELKTLDVVLTCQGGDYTNEVFPKLREAGWQGYWIDAASSLRMQDDAVIVLDPVNRKVIDQKLDAGTKNYIGGNCTVSLMLMGLGGLFDAGLVEWMNVMTYQAASGAGAQNMRELIRQMGAVHASVADELANPASAILDIDRKVAEAMRSESFPTENFGVPLAGSLIPWIDKALPNGQSREEWKGQAETNKILGRFKSPIPVDGICVRIGAMRCHSQALTIKLNKDVPIADIEGLISQHNPWVKLVPNTREASAQELTPTAVTGTMSVPVGRLRKLNMGSQYLGAFTVGDQLLWGAAEPLRRMLRILLER; encoded by the coding sequence ATGAAACGTGTAGGTCTGATCGGTTGGCGTGGCATGGTCGGTTCCGTGCTCATGCAGCGGATGCGGGAAGAGCAGGACTTCGATCTCATTGAGCCGGTGTTCTTCACTACCTCCAATGTTGGTGGCCAGGCGCCTTCGGTGGGCAAGGATGTTGCGCCGCTGAAAGATGCCTACAGCATCGACGAGCTGAAAACCCTGGACGTGGTGCTGACCTGCCAGGGCGGCGACTACACCAACGAAGTATTCCCCAAGCTGCGTGAAGCGGGCTGGCAGGGCTACTGGATCGACGCGGCCTCCAGCCTGCGCATGCAGGATGACGCCGTTATCGTGCTCGACCCGGTAAACCGCAAGGTCATCGACCAGAAACTGGACGCGGGCACCAAGAACTACATTGGCGGCAACTGCACGGTCAGCCTGATGCTGATGGGCCTGGGCGGTCTGTTCGATGCCGGTCTGGTCGAGTGGATGAACGTCATGACCTATCAGGCGGCCTCCGGTGCCGGCGCGCAGAACATGCGTGAGCTGATCAGGCAGATGGGTGCAGTACACGCCTCGGTAGCTGACGAACTGGCTAACCCGGCCAGCGCCATTCTCGACATCGATCGCAAGGTGGCCGAAGCCATGCGCAGCGAGTCGTTCCCCACCGAGAACTTCGGCGTGCCACTGGCGGGCAGCCTGATCCCGTGGATCGACAAGGCGCTGCCGAATGGCCAGAGCCGTGAAGAGTGGAAAGGTCAGGCCGAGACCAACAAGATCCTCGGCCGCTTCAAGAGCCCGATCCCGGTCGACGGCATCTGCGTGCGCATCGGCGCCATGCGTTGCCACAGCCAGGCGCTGACCATCAAGCTGAACAAGGATGTGCCGATTGCGGACATCGAAGGTTTGATCAGCCAGCACAACCCGTGGGTCAAGCTGGTGCCGAACACTCGTGAAGCCAGCGCACAAGAGCTGACCCCGACCGCAGTGACCGGCACCATGAGTGTGCCGGTGGGCCGTCTGCGCAAGCTGAACATGGGTTCCCAGTACCTGGGCGCGTTCACCGTCGGTGACCAGCTGTTGTGGGGCGCGGCTGAACCGCTGCGGCGCATGCTGAGAATCCTGCTGGAGCGTTGA
- a CDS encoding 2-dehydro-3-deoxygalactonokinase translates to MQAQLIALDWGTTSLRAYRLGDHGQVLEQRALSAGIMQLPTTPRLIAGQLCSDGFELAFDQACGDWLDAEPGLPVIACGMVGSAQGWREAAYRETPASVNELSAALQTVRSLGGVTVHIIPGVLQRSTLPNVMRGEETQVLGILAGLDAQVDGQPLLIGLPGSHSKWVQVTRGRIVHFDTFMTGEVYAALCAHTILGRTMQTGEAFDDQAFDRGLSMALSQEGAAGPLSTIFSTRTLGLTGQLTASAQPDYLSGLLIGHELGAIARLHLHTHEQLPAVILIGSEALCARYARGLAVCGFPKVTLAEQATERGLWQVAVQAGLIPRRSSQHIREV, encoded by the coding sequence ATGCAGGCGCAATTGATCGCACTCGACTGGGGGACAACCTCCCTTCGTGCTTATCGACTTGGCGACCACGGCCAGGTGCTGGAACAGCGCGCGCTGAGCGCGGGGATCATGCAGCTACCGACCACGCCGCGCCTGATTGCCGGGCAGTTGTGCAGTGACGGTTTTGAACTGGCGTTCGATCAGGCCTGCGGCGACTGGCTCGATGCCGAGCCTGGCCTGCCGGTGATTGCCTGCGGCATGGTCGGCAGCGCGCAGGGCTGGCGCGAGGCGGCTTATCGGGAAACCCCGGCCAGCGTCAACGAACTGAGCGCAGCGCTGCAAACGGTGCGTAGCCTGGGTGGCGTGACCGTACATATCATTCCGGGCGTACTGCAACGCTCGACCCTGCCCAACGTGATGCGTGGCGAAGAAACCCAGGTACTAGGCATACTGGCCGGGCTAGATGCTCAGGTCGATGGCCAGCCGTTGCTGATCGGGCTGCCGGGCAGCCATTCGAAATGGGTGCAGGTGACCCGCGGTCGCATCGTTCATTTTGATACCTTCATGACCGGCGAGGTCTACGCCGCCCTGTGTGCGCACACGATTCTCGGACGCACCATGCAGACCGGCGAGGCATTCGATGACCAGGCGTTTGATCGCGGGCTATCAATGGCCCTGTCACAAGAAGGTGCCGCCGGACCTCTTTCTACTATCTTCAGTACCCGAACGCTCGGCCTGACCGGGCAACTGACTGCGAGCGCGCAGCCTGACTACCTTTCCGGCCTGTTGATCGGCCATGAACTGGGCGCCATTGCCAGGCTGCATCTGCACACCCATGAACAATTGCCTGCGGTGATCCTCATCGGCAGCGAGGCGCTGTGCGCACGTTACGCGCGTGGTCTGGCCGTCTGTGGCTTTCCCAAGGTGACACTGGCCGAACAGGCGACTGAGCGCGGCCTGTGGCAGGTCGCGGTGCAGGCAGGCCTGATCCCACGCCGGTCGTCCCAACACATTCGAGAGGTTTGA
- a CDS encoding 2-dehydro-3-deoxy-6-phosphogalactonate aldolase: MLKQALKENGLVAILRGLRPEEAPAIGDVLYEAGFRVIEVPLNSPQPYDSIRLLRQQLPADCLIGAGTVLTPEQVTHVKDAGGQVIVMPHSDAKVLRAARAAGLFLSPGVATPTEAFAALAEGADVLKLFPAEQMSPAVVKAWLAVLPKGTILLPVGGISPDNMKVFLDAGVKGFGLGSGLFKPGMSAADVAERAKAYVAAWTQHTAALAG; this comes from the coding sequence ATGCTCAAGCAAGCATTGAAGGAAAACGGTCTGGTCGCGATCTTGCGTGGCCTGCGTCCTGAAGAGGCGCCGGCGATAGGCGATGTGCTGTACGAGGCCGGTTTTCGCGTTATCGAGGTGCCACTCAATTCTCCGCAGCCGTACGACAGCATCCGTTTGCTGCGCCAGCAACTGCCCGCCGATTGCCTGATCGGAGCAGGCACGGTGCTGACCCCGGAGCAGGTGACGCACGTCAAGGACGCCGGAGGCCAGGTCATCGTCATGCCGCATAGCGATGCGAAGGTATTGCGCGCTGCCAGGGCGGCCGGGCTGTTTCTGTCGCCGGGCGTAGCAACGCCGACCGAGGCCTTTGCCGCGCTGGCCGAGGGGGCTGATGTGCTCAAGCTGTTTCCGGCCGAGCAGATGTCGCCTGCGGTGGTCAAGGCGTGGCTCGCGGTATTGCCGAAGGGCACGATTCTGCTGCCGGTCGGTGGAATCTCGCCAGACAACATGAAGGTGTTTCTGGACGCAGGCGTGAAAGGCTTTGGCCTGGGCTCCGGGCTGTTCAAACCCGGCATGAGCGCTGCGGATGTCGCCGAACGGGCCAAGGCTTATGTCGCTGCGTGGACGCAACACACCGCAGCGCTTGCAGGCTGA
- a CDS encoding tRNA dihydrouridine synthase: MQIALAPMEGLVDDILRNVLTKVGGIDWCVTEFIRVSERLMPAHYFYKYASEFHQGAKTDAGTPLRLQLLGSDPVCLAENAAFACELGAPVLDLNFGCPAKTVNRSRGGAILLKEPELLHSIVSQVRRAVPRHIPVTAKMRLGYENTDGALDCARALADGGAEQIVVHARTKVDGYKPPAHWEWIARIQDVVKVPVVANGEIWTVEDWRRCREICGARDIMIGRGLVARPDLARQIAAAQKGEEVVPMTWAELQPMLRSFWQDCLIKMTLIQAPGRLKQWLVLLTKSYPEATLMFNALRRETDCARISVLLGCSPG; this comes from the coding sequence ATGCAAATTGCTCTGGCGCCCATGGAGGGGTTGGTCGACGACATCCTGCGTAATGTGCTGACGAAAGTCGGCGGCATCGACTGGTGCGTGACCGAATTCATCCGGGTGTCCGAGCGTTTGATGCCGGCGCACTACTTCTATAAGTACGCATCGGAATTTCACCAGGGCGCGAAAACCGACGCGGGCACGCCTTTGCGCCTTCAGTTGCTGGGCTCTGACCCGGTGTGCCTGGCCGAGAACGCTGCATTCGCCTGTGAATTGGGCGCACCGGTGCTGGACCTGAACTTTGGTTGTCCGGCCAAGACCGTCAACCGCTCCCGTGGCGGTGCAATCCTGCTCAAGGAGCCGGAATTGCTGCATTCGATCGTCAGCCAGGTGCGCCGTGCGGTGCCCAGACATATTCCTGTCACAGCCAAGATGCGCCTGGGTTACGAAAACACCGACGGCGCGCTGGATTGTGCGCGGGCGTTGGCTGACGGCGGGGCAGAGCAAATCGTCGTTCACGCACGCACCAAGGTCGACGGCTACAAGCCGCCCGCGCACTGGGAGTGGATTGCGCGCATTCAGGACGTGGTCAAGGTCCCGGTGGTCGCCAACGGTGAAATCTGGACCGTTGAGGATTGGCGGCGATGCCGCGAAATCTGCGGTGCGCGGGACATCATGATTGGTCGCGGGCTGGTAGCGCGCCCTGACCTTGCCCGGCAGATTGCAGCGGCGCAGAAGGGCGAAGAGGTGGTGCCGATGACCTGGGCCGAGTTGCAGCCGATGCTGCGCAGCTTCTGGCAGGACTGCCTTATCAAGATGACGCTCATTCAGGCACCGGGCCGTCTCAAGCAATGGCTGGTGCTGCTGACCAAGAGCTACCCGGAAGCGACCCTGATGTTCAATGCTCTACGCCGCGAAACCGATTGCGCTCGAATCAGCGTATTGCTCGGTTGTTCGCCCGGCTGA
- a CDS encoding putative bifunctional diguanylate cyclase/phosphodiesterase, with the protein MPNPPLTDPSPAGPQHSDTLRLLKESGDRLELALDLAQMGTWDLDVTRNRLRASARTAFLHGMDAQPFDDDAERFFGRLPVEERHRMREAYQTAIENRDDYLQISYRFQLKNGTSRLIESRARIYRDDQGQLSRLSGTLMDITEKRAQAALEASEEKFAKAFHSSPDSITITEIESGRYVEVNDGFCRLTGFSAQEVVGRTAHEIGIWTDTLQREFMIDELRQKGRVHHREMSGRDKHGNPLVLDISVDFITLNDTACLLMNARDIGQLKDAQAQIHHLAYHDPLTGLPNRALLMDRLSHQLYLLQHQNLRGALLFLDLDHFKHINDSLGHPVGDSVLNVVAARLEASVRQEDTVARLGGDEFVVLISGLNGALDEVTHQVRVLSDNLRELLAEPMFLDGHRLQVTPSIGIVLIPDDGLTPADLLKRADIALYRAKDSGRNIAQFFHASMQQAVSQRLRLENDLRLALTRNEFQLYFQAQVDCRTNQITGAEALLRWQHPEYGLLPPDQFVQILEESGMILEVGSRILDDACKIGGMLLRQGLVSKDRFLMGVNISPRQFRQSDFVERVERSLKQHQLPATMLKLEITEGIVIQNLDDTILKMRRLRDLGVGFAMDDFGTGYSSLTYLKRLPVDTLKIDQSFVQDAASDPNDAEIIRAIVAMAQSLNLHVIAEGVETTEQLAFLERVGCYNYQGYLFSEPLPGPQFESLLQLKRPAQQAAPQG; encoded by the coding sequence ATGCCCAACCCGCCGCTCACCGACCCATCGCCAGCCGGGCCGCAGCACAGTGATACGTTGCGCCTGCTCAAGGAGAGCGGTGACCGCCTGGAACTGGCGCTGGATCTGGCGCAGATGGGCACTTGGGATCTGGACGTCACGCGCAACAGGCTGCGAGCCTCGGCAAGAACGGCGTTTCTGCACGGCATGGACGCGCAGCCATTCGACGATGACGCCGAGCGATTTTTCGGCAGACTGCCTGTCGAAGAACGTCACCGGATGCGTGAGGCCTATCAGACAGCGATAGAAAACCGCGACGACTACCTGCAGATCAGCTACCGCTTCCAGCTGAAAAACGGCACCTCGCGCCTGATCGAAAGCCGTGCGCGAATATACCGGGATGACCAGGGTCAGTTGTCCAGACTGTCGGGCACGCTGATGGACATCACCGAGAAACGTGCCCAGGCGGCGCTGGAAGCCAGCGAAGAGAAGTTTGCCAAAGCGTTTCACTCAAGTCCGGATTCGATCACCATCACCGAAATAGAGTCAGGCCGCTATGTAGAGGTCAACGACGGGTTCTGTCGCCTGACCGGCTTCAGTGCCCAGGAAGTGGTCGGCCGCACGGCCCATGAGATAGGCATCTGGACCGACACATTGCAGCGCGAGTTCATGATCGATGAGCTGCGTCAGAAAGGTCGGGTGCATCACCGGGAAATGAGTGGTCGCGACAAGCATGGCAATCCGCTGGTGCTGGACATCTCGGTGGATTTCATCACTCTGAACGACACCGCCTGCCTGCTCATGAATGCCCGGGACATCGGCCAGTTGAAAGACGCCCAGGCGCAAATCCATCATCTGGCTTATCACGATCCGCTGACCGGGCTGCCCAATCGCGCCTTGCTGATGGATCGCCTCAGCCACCAGTTGTACCTGCTTCAACACCAGAACCTGCGCGGCGCCCTGCTGTTTCTGGACCTGGATCATTTCAAACACATCAATGACTCGCTCGGCCATCCCGTGGGCGATAGCGTGCTGAACGTCGTCGCTGCACGACTGGAAGCCAGCGTACGCCAAGAGGACACCGTGGCGCGTCTGGGCGGCGATGAGTTCGTGGTCTTGATCAGCGGGCTGAACGGCGCTCTCGATGAAGTCACGCATCAGGTGCGGGTGCTGTCCGACAACCTGCGTGAGCTGCTGGCCGAACCGATGTTCCTCGACGGCCATCGTTTGCAGGTCACTCCGAGCATCGGCATCGTGCTGATCCCGGATGATGGCCTCACGCCTGCGGATCTGCTCAAGCGCGCCGACATTGCCCTGTACCGGGCCAAGGATTCCGGGCGCAATATCGCGCAATTTTTTCACGCGTCCATGCAGCAAGCCGTCAGCCAGCGACTGCGCCTGGAGAACGACCTGCGCCTGGCGCTGACCCGTAACGAATTCCAGCTGTACTTTCAGGCACAGGTGGATTGCCGCACCAATCAGATCACCGGCGCAGAGGCGCTGCTACGCTGGCAGCATCCCGAATACGGACTGCTGCCACCCGACCAGTTTGTCCAGATACTGGAAGAGAGCGGCATGATTCTGGAGGTTGGCAGCCGGATTCTCGACGACGCCTGTAAAATCGGCGGAATGCTCTTGAGGCAGGGGCTGGTCTCGAAAGACCGATTCCTGATGGGCGTCAACATCAGCCCACGCCAGTTTCGGCAGAGTGACTTTGTCGAACGCGTGGAACGCAGCCTGAAACAGCATCAATTGCCGGCGACCATGCTCAAGCTGGAAATCACCGAAGGCATCGTCATCCAGAATCTGGACGACACCATTCTCAAGATGCGCAGGCTTAGAGATCTGGGCGTGGGCTTTGCCATGGACGACTTCGGCACCGGTTACTCATCGCTTACCTACCTCAAGCGCCTGCCAGTGGACACGCTCAAGATTGATCAATCCTTCGTTCAGGACGCCGCCAGCGACCCCAACGATGCAGAAATCATCCGCGCCATCGTCGCCATGGCACAGAGCCTCAACCTGCACGTCATTGCCGAAGGCGTTGAAACCACCGAGCAATTGGCATTTCTCGAAAGAGTGGGCTGTTACAACTATCAGGGATACCTGTTCAGCGAGCCGCTGCCCGGCCCGCAGTTCGAGTCCTTGCTGCAGCTCAAGCGACCTGCACAGCAAGCCGCACCTCAGGGCTGA